Genomic window (Pseudopipra pipra isolate bDixPip1 chromosome 7, bDixPip1.hap1, whole genome shotgun sequence):
GTGAAGGGGGCAGGGGAGACTCTGCACCTCATGGTCTCCAGGTCTTGTAACCCCCCGTGGAcacccagctccttcagccccacacagccagcACTGACAGCAGCCACCTTGCACAGCAGTGGCCACGTCACCCTTCTCCTCTTTGGGAAATGTGCAGACACCTCTCAGGAAACATGAATTAGCAGCCCTGGAATGTCTAATTGAACAATTCTTGAGTTTAAAACTCAAATTCCCTCGTAGGACCCTGTAAACTGTTGGGACTTGGGCTCTGCTTTCATTGCGCTCATCCCTGTGTCTCCCCAGGGGCTGCCATCGACAGCAAAAGCTAGGAGGAGAAGAGGGTGTAGGACAGCTGGGAGCAATGTCTGTTGATGATTTGGGCTCAGGGTGAGACATGGAGCCAATAGGGCTGCGGGCTCACTGGGGTGCAAGCCTTGTGAGCCCCATTCCCACAGGGAGCACCAGGAGGGCCAGACTGGGATGCCAGTGCCTTTTGATTTGCCTGCTTCTTCCCCCATGACTCACACATGTGGGCAGCCTGttattttcctgctttattggatttccagccctggggaagagCTGAAGCCCTTGTCAGAGCTATTGCCTGTCTGACtctccaggcacagcagggacGGCACCCCAAGGAATGGCAGCgagcccctgccctgtgctcgaTCTGTGGGGGCCTGGGGTGGGATGTCCTCAGTGGTGCCCTCATCTCCCTCTTATCCTGGCCATACAACCACTTTCTCTTAGCTTCCTAAAGCTGAAAAGCAGGTGTCCTCTCTGCTTTGGTGGGAAATTGCATTGCAAGACTTTGGTGGGTGAGGAAGgatatttttcacagaaagagaGTGGTTTGGTTTAGAAGGTACCTACCTacaagaccatctcattccaaccccctgccgtggacagggacaccttccactaggccaagttgctccaagccccgtccatcctggccttgaacacttccagggttgggcCACACAAGTCCCATCTCcacctgctgtgcctgcaggctcccagctccaggggctCTGTCTCTCACCTGGCTGTCTCCAGGATGTGTGTCCCCAAGTGCTCTGGCCCCAGCGAGGAGGATGAGGGATGCTGCCTGTTGATGCCAGCTCGCCCTTCCAGCGTTGCCCTCAGCTCAGTGCCTGGTCTGAGATACACGTTTTGCAACCCAGCAAAGGCACAGGTGGTGGATCTGGCTCTTCGTCCTCTCCCACTGCTGAGACACCACAATTTTTGTCTTCTCATCTGGATGTGATGGCAGAGAAGCCATGGATTGATGTGCTGGGATGACCCATCAATGACCCAGCCACCACCAACTCTTCTGTCCCTATCACTAGCACCATGCTGCCTGGGATttccatagaatcacagaatatcctgagttggaagggacccatgaggaccctcaagtccaactcctggctcagcacaggacaacccctagaatcccaccatgtgcctgagggtgttgtccaaacactccttgagctctggcagccttggggctgtgaccctGGGGAGACTGttcagtgcccaaacaccctctgggggaagaaccttttcctgagatccaacttaaacctcccttGACAAAATCTCCGCTCTGGATGGTCCCACTCACTTGCTCTTCACACCAGTCTTCCCTTTTCTATAGCAACTCTCTATGATTCTCCACTTGTTCCTCCTCAAACCACGacttcccctcctccttcccacctcATCCATCCCCAGGATGGGGAGGTACCCATCCTCCAGGAGTGAGAGGATACTGAGTGACCACAGGGAGAAGGTCTCCTCCAAGGTCACGAAGCAACTGAGGAAAGATGGGAGGTGAGCAGGAGACATAAAACTCAATAGGCATGGCCAGAGAGTTCCACCTGGGCTATActccaggctcttctcagaaatgcttctgcttttgctgcttttgaaagCCATAAGCAGGCAATGCTGGGACCAAATCCCAGGACCCAGCTGTTTCTCTCCATGTGCACCCTTCCACCCGCTAAGCATTATTTTGCATCCCAGTCTCAGTATGTAGCTCCCTGTTTCTCACCAGGGCCTTTGGCTGCAGGAACCTGTATTTTAGGGCCTGATCAGCAGGTCTGTGtggtcctgccctgggcaaATGCTGGCTGGGGGGGATATGTGGTGGAATGAACTCAGGATGGCTCTTGAGCTGGGAGCCAAGGAggcacagctcccagctggagTCAAGGCACCCGTGGAAGACTGAGTCCCTGGGACAGGGAGCCCTGCAGGGCACCAAGGTCCTCACTTCCCCAACTGTCTGCACTAAAGCATCACACTTTTCAAGTCAAATCAAGGACCTGTGTGGATTTTCAGACACACtggattttcaggaaaaaaaaattaaagtctgTGTAACCTCACCGGTGGAGTCATTCAGTGAAAAGCTGAATGATTCCATATAAAAATGCCATTAttctctccacctgctccatccaggactgtccCATGCAGCAGGCTGGTGGAAGGCAGCTCCACAAGCCCCAGAGGCCTGCAGCTTCCCAGCAAAGCTTTTGCTGGAATTTCagcacttttcttcttttctttttttttttcagacttttgcGTCCAATCTCTGCAGACAGTTTCTAGAGCTGGGATAAAAATACCTGAGCAGTCTTTGGAAAAGGAATGTGAAAACACACCTCCCTTCTCCCAGTACTCTGGCTGCTGAGCAATTGCCACGCAGATTTTCTCCAAATTGGGAGCATTTCTGCAAAATCTCCCAAGCAATAAAACCAGTTGAGCTTGGTCAAAGGGTTTTGAAGATCAACATGTTTTCGAGCTAGGCATAATCCCTCATTATAAACACTCATCAGCTTTATGCAAATACTCCTGTTCTTCCTTCCATCAGCTGAAAAAGTTCTGCCTGATGATACATGGCATCTTAAAAAGAGGCTTTACTCGATGCCTGACATCTTCTCCCAGAGACAGCTGTCACCCATTAAACATTAGGTGAGCAGGGCTCCAAAGGAGCACCTCCTACCTTTTTTCACAGACCCCACCTCCACTCTCCTTAGCtcagccaaaaaaaataaaaaaaaatcactgcaaaaTGCAGGGCAAATGCCATATTGAAATGTCAAACCTTATGTTCCCAGCTCCTCAAGAAAACAGGCACTAAGTCTGCTCCTGCAGGAGTTCCTCACCTCCAAGAAGGTGTTTGCCGTGGGGCAGGAGAGGTTTCTGGGCTGAGAAAGTTGCCTTCGGGCTGGTTGAAGCAAACCACACACTCTGGGTCAGCACAGTGAAGAGCTGGGCAGCAGAAACCCCCTTTTCATACGAAAAAGAACCCTTCCCACCAGCAACAAGTTGCCCCCAGAGCAGGTCACCCCTTGAGACCCTAGAACAAGGAACACCAGAAGACTCAGTCTATGATGTAGCATGACTTTAatgagaaggggaaggagagtaAATCAGTTCAGAGTGTAAGAAATGTGTTTCCAGTGCTCAGTAAAGAAATGGATAAACCCCATTCCAGGACAAGCCAAATCCCTACAAGGTGttcctcctccccaccaccTCATGACTATTATGTGCCATCTACAGCCTGCTAGAAGCATTTAtgcccagccagcagcaaaTGCTGCATAGAACATGGAAATATAAAGTAAGACTTTGCAAGAGAAAGGTATACAGAGGCACGGTCTGGAGTGACAAGCTCGCAGGGCTCTCTTCCTCCTGGGGGAACTGCGGGTGCCCCCCGCATCTGGGAAACCCAGGGGCTTAGTCCTCTTCCCCAGCCTTGGTCCTTGCGCTTCGTTTGTCCCTCCCGACGCGGCCACGCAGCTGTCACcggcgggaggaggaggtgaCCGCTGGGGACACCTCTACAGCCCGCTGCCCAGGCACAGCAACCCCGCCTTCCCcagcccccgggccccgccggaGCACACGGGGACCCCGCAGCACCGCAGGTAGCTCCCGACCGCCGCCGACGCCGTGGAGCCCACTGCGGTGTTCTGCGGGTAGGAGCTGAGGATGGGCCCGGGCAGGGTGACCACGACGGTGGGCGGCTGGATGACAGCGGTGGAGTCCCCGCAGCGGCGGAGGCAGGGCTGGTTGCAGCTGGTGGCCAGTGGCCGGGGACCGCAGGAGGAGGGCAGGCACAGGTCGTAGCAGGACATGGCTCGGCGAGGATgtgcacctgaaagccacagccaggctgtaAAAGGCAAGGCAGAGGCTGGTCCGCCCCTGCTGAGCCCTCACGGAGCGGCTCCCATTATAGGTGTGCGAGAGTGAACTAGAGAGTGAGTTTGCATGGTTTAGAAACGCCAGAGAAAGGCTTTCCAAATGGGCAGGAGCCAGCATACCCCCCTGCCCCCCTTCCGCCCCGCTCGGGAGAATGGGAGGAGTTTGGTTTGAGCTGCAGATCTGGGGAAGCCGGAGGCACCGGGTGCTGAGAACAGAGAGCAGACCCTCTCCTGCTCCAAGCCGACAGAGAGCCCTCAGCAAGCAAGATGCTCACTGAGATGCATCGAGTTGTAGCAAAGCCCACTTAAATCAATGCAATGTGAGCTGAGCTATCCcatcccaaaataaaaaagacctTTAATGCCCTTCCATAAACAGGGGGACATCAATCCTTGCAGCCTGGGTATATcctattctattttttttccctctccttcagcAAGGAAAATCATGCAGGATGCAACTGGCTACGTGGTTGCAGACCCTGCAAGCGCTGCATCCCACAACCCCTTGCAGTCTTCATTTTAGGGCAGAGATACACCCTTCCCCGCTGTCCTCTGCAGGTGGAAGGGAGGCAGGTAACAAACCTTGAACTCCTGTAGAGGACCGGGCAAGAGCCTGGTGTGGAGGAGATGGAGCCCGTTTTAACTTACCCAGGTGGagatggcagcagtggcagctgggagcaggtggTGGGGCTGGGCACTGTCCCCACTGTTTTATAGGGTGGCCCGGCCCCCCAGGGGAGCGAGTGTGTACCTTCCGCCTGAAACTTCCCAACAACCAGCAGTTTTCTCCTGGAAAGCTCCCCTGGCTGATTAAGCAGTTCCCTCTTTCATCTGTCATGTTTTGCTTCCATTTAATACTGAGTAAGATTGAAATGATTTGGGCTACAGGCATTAATTACCTTCCTTCCTAGGGCCAAAGGACATTTTAGGTCTTTACACCACCAGGCAGGAGAGTGTTTCAGCAGAATTTAGGGCAGGTGCATCTCCACCTTCCTCGCAGCACAATCAATTCAGCTCCCTGGTGCACCTGAGGTGAGACTGGGGATGTAAACTGAACATAGGGAGCATCCATTTGGAGTTAAATCCTGCAGCCTCATGGATGGCAGGAAaactgaggggctgcaggggtgagGGTGCTGGATAGTACTGATGCAGACACAGGGACATGCGTTAGCCCAGCATGGGCAAATCATTATGGTTCTGGATCCACTTAGAGCCCTTCCATCCCGCTCTTTGGATATGCTAGAAGgtcacagctctgcttcttcaTGATGGAGGGACATCATCAAGACATGGTTAATTACAGGCTGTGACTACCGGGTTGCTATACTGGAAGCCTGTTCACTACTAAAAACAGCCCCAAACATCCCAACCTGCACTTAAACATGAATCACCTGCATGATGGAGAGAGGGAGTCACTGACATGGTCCCAAGCAGGGGGATGAGCCATTGGGCTCTAAGGGCAAGGAAAGtttgaaaaaggtttttcatttCACGCCAGCAGAGCCCAGATGAAGGCACAAACATCTTCTGCCCTGGAATAAACCCTAGCAGTACTGGGACACATGTACTATGCATGTGTGGAGCTGTCAGCATCCTGTTAAAGATGTGCCTTGTGGGGTTTAGGGGGGTCATTTTAGTTCTTAGGATGACTTGGACATGGTTGATCACACTGAATGGTCCCTAgtgactcctccctgccctgcttgCCAGGGTAAAAAAGCCTTTCTAAGGTTCTGGGATCAAACTCAGCTTGTTTTTAACATCATTCTGGAAGAGCAAAAAGGAAATGAGCTTTTCTGAGGTGCAGCAGAGGACACATGCTTCAGAGAGAAGTAATctgtcagctcctggagctAGTGGGAGGCTGTGGGTTCATCATAATTTCCTAAATGGTGATTTGGTGAGCAGGGAAAGATGAGGGTCtatttattgtttatttatttattattgagCTTTACCTTGCTGCTTCTTGCACCACTCTTGAATAATAAATTGATGCCACAAGAGCACTTTGGACCCACAACCTGAGAATTAAACCCTTCTTCTACCAGTCAAGGTTTCTTTCCCTTCACTAATCAgtttccatctctctctctttttttttttttaatgcctctgTGCATTCTCATGGTCCCAGGAAAACAACCCTTCCAGGGTGACTCCCTTCCAGGCTTCCAGGCACAGTCTGGGATCTTCTGAATTGCAGACTCACTGTGTGTCTTCGTTTTGCAATCCAGTTTAAGTACTTGAGGTTCTGCTCACAGTGGAACATCACGTCCCAGAATAACATCCAGAGATGCAGTGATGCTTGGAATAAATGCAATGGGGCATGAGAGGGAATGTTGTTGAATGTGAGCAGATCCATGAACTGAAACAAGTCCTTTTCTTGGAAAAGGGGACAGAGGAAACAAAAGGCACATGTCaggaatttaaaataatcaGATTTGTGTAAAGAAtgagactgaaaaaaagaaaatcataggGGAAAGAGCAGATATTTGGGAGATAAACAAGGACTGTTTCTTCAACCCCTGTTCATTTCAGGGAATGAGCACTTTCTGCTTGAGATGTGACTTTCTCTGGAGGGACCTCAAACCTGAGAAAATTTCACCAAACCAAACACGTCAGACCCATTTTAACTTCTGCACGGATTCAGGATGTGCGGCCACCTCAgccctgcctctccctgcagaTAAGGACACGAGGAGAAGCATGACCCAGGACCAATAATCCATGTGTTTCCCTTCCCAtcaccagccccagcagcacttTGCAACTCCAATTTCCCCACTTTGCATTTTGATTTCCAGCAACCCAAGGGTTGGCTGTCTCTGAGACTGGCTGGAGGGTGGGAGCTTGCCCCTGTACCAAAATTTCTCCTGAAAGGCAAAGGCAAGGGCACGTTTTAAAGTAGCAACAGACCCACTGCATTCTATCTCCAAGGAACATCTGCATCCAGGGCACTTGCCCAGGGCTTGCTTCCTGGCAGTAGGACATGCAGGGACCACTCCCAGATGGCTGATGGATGAGCAGGACACCCCGGTGCCAGGAGGCAGCATCCTGATGCAGACAGACCCAGGCACAGGGCATCCTGGCTGCCTGTGTCCTTGTCAGGGCAGACTCGGGGTGCTCCAGGGCCATCGTGTGCAgctcagggagcagagcccagccgGTGCCACTGGGGAGAGCCAGGCTCCGGCTGCCAGCTGTTGTCCTGGGGCTGCAGATGATCCAGTTTCCTGCCGCCACACGATCCCTATAACTGCCGGGTCCCTGGGTGGGCTGATGCTCCACAGCATCAGCAATGTTGGCACATTCCCTTCAGGAGGACTTGTTACCACTCACCAGGGCAGGGACATGcatgtgccagggcagggctgaagggtgtcctcctccagccactttggctcctctcccagctgcctctgccctgcAAGGACCCACATCCCTTCCTGTGACAGCAACCCCCATGCCGTGCCTGCACCCACCACCCTGGCCCATTTCACCACCTCCAGCTGCAAGTTGGTCTCTCtccagggctgcacccaaacCCACGCCTTTTCCCTAGGAAATCTCCCACATACCCCTCGCAAGGCACCTGGCTGTCCAGGCAAGGACATCCCTCTTTCCCCGAGGTGGCAGAGCTAGCCAAGCACCACAGCATCTCACGGCAGCAGAACAGGATGGGTCTGGTGTTTCCCTGCTGCCTGATCCTGGTTTCTGGCTTGAGAGAAGCTGACAGAGGGGAAGCAGCTCCCTGCTGGTCTCCACATCTCCCCAAGGCATGGAAAGGAAATGTCACAGCAAAGGTCAAAAAAGTGTGGGCAGCTAAGCCTGAGCATCCTCACCTTACCTTGAAGCCATGGCATTGCTTGGCCACATCATCAGTGGAAAGGAGTAGGGAGTAGGGAAGGCACTGGCAAGGCTGGCACAGTGTGTTTCCCCAGGTGCACTGAAGCACAGACACGCTCTGCCAAATGCGGGGCTTCCTTCTCTGCAAGACCTCTGGGATCCCAGAGGTGGTTTTACTTCTTTCCTCTTCATCTTGCCATAGCTCACCTTCTTCTCTCTCCAGGAATCTACACCGTGAGCACTGCTGCAGACACAGGAGGGAGCTACCAACACGTGGCAGCTACACCATCCTCAGAACAAGCACCTCTGGGACATGGCAATGGCTCAGCAAGACATCTAGGATGGCTTTTGGCTCCCATTGGCACGATGGGGATGCCAGGTCCTAACCTTCCCTGCCCACCGTTTGGTGCTTTGCCTCCTGGAGAAAAGGTGGTGGGATGGCAGGTGGGCTCAGGGAATGGAGTGGGATGGGGGCCGCACCAGAGCACAGCCCCTTGCATAGGAGGGCAACGCTGGTCCCTGAGCAACCAGGAGCAGGTTCACCCCGTGGGAGCAGCAATCCAGAGGCAGATGTGATGTGTACTTAACAGGGCAGAGCAAAACACAGAGAGCAGGAGGATACCGGGCAGTGCATAAAAAACTTTCCTTTGGATGGGGGGGGTCCAGAGAAACACGACGAGGGTGGGATTCGAACCCACGCGTGCAGAGCACAATGGATTAGCAGTCCATCGCCTTAACCACTCGGCCACCTCGTCCCCTGTGTTGGGCTTTTttggcagcttttttttttcttttttttttgactgcagACTGCAAAACTGGGGCTGGCCCTTCAGGGTGTCCTCTGgtgagccaggctgggcaggaggagccctggcagcccctgtcacagcaggacagggaggcaAGCAGGCATTTGTGACCCATTTGCCTCTCTCCATGTTCCCCCTGTGTTCAGACAATGGCAAAGGGCAACATGGCATTTATTTTTGCCTTAAAAGTGTGTGCACCAGTCCTCTCCATCACTCACCCACACCCAGCCTCTGTCCAGACGCTTTTCCTACATGATTCAGCACCAGTCGTGCAAAGAAACAGGGAAGGTGGTGAGGGTCCAGGCAGaatcttttatttcctgaaCTCCCTGGATTCTGGAGGCAGTTTGAGCTATCTTTCCACTGTGAGCTTCCAAGGGagaggaagcagaaggaaaCTTCTTACCCCCAGAGTGAGGTCACCTGGGACAAAGGGGTGGGGATCGCTactgctcagggcagggcaaAGACCCGCAGAGTGCCCCCAGTTTGgaacagggaggaaaaatagCCACCCAGGCCCAGGCACCACTGGGAGTTGAACCCAGGATCTCCTGTTTACTAGACAGGCGCTTTGACCAGCTGAGCCATGGTGCCCATGTGCCTGTCATTGGGTGTCCCTAAAAACACCTGACCCTCTGCCCACGCCCCCTTACCCCATGACCCAGACTGCAGTCCCAGGTTTGGGGTTACCCCAGCTGCAAACTCATGTCTGtctgctgctgggagcaccCCCAGTGCTGATcaagcccctggcacagggaacccAACACATACAGTAAACAATGCCAgctgggtttgggggtcc
Coding sequences:
- the LOC135416848 gene encoding beta-keratin-related protein-like; the protein is MSCYDLCLPSSCGPRPLATSCNQPCLRRCGDSTAVIQPPTVVVTLPGPILSSYPQNTAVGSTASAAVGSYLRCCGVPVCSGGARGLGKAGLLCLGSGL